The genomic window ACCAGCCGCTCACGCGCACGCCCGAGCAGGCGAGCATCTCGTCCACGCGGAGGTGGACGGCGTTCATCTCGTCCTCGGTGAAATAGCCGCGCCCGATGCCGGACTGGTTCGTCAGCACGACGAAGCTGTAGCCCATCCCGGCAAGCATGCGCAGCCCATCCGCCGCGCCCTCGGTGAGTTCCGCGCCGTTCGGGTCGTGCAGGTAATTTTTATCTTTTATGATAGTTCCGTCTCTGTCGAGTATTATCCATCTTTTCATTTTGAATGGGATATCCTTTCTATAACGGATGTGGTCGAATATCCGTCCGTAAGCGGCAGTATAACGACCTCGCCCGCGTATTCGCGTCCCGCGACATCCTCCGGGCGGTAGTCCCCGCCCTTCGCAAGCACGTCGGGACGAAGCACGGAAAGCAGCTCAGCCGGCGTGTCCTCGCCGAATACGACAACGGCGTCCACCGCCTCAAGCGCGGAAAGCACCTTCGCGCGCGAAAGCTCGCCGTTAACGGGACGGCTCTCGCCCTTCAGCCTCTTCACCGAAGCGTCGGAGTTGAGGCCGACGATCAGCCGGTCCCCGAGAGCCCGCGCCGCGGTCAGCGAATCTATATGCCCGGCGTGGAGTATGTCGAAACAGCCGTTCGTAAAAACAATTCTCTCGCCGTTCGCGCGCCATCTGCGGCAGAGCTCCGCCGCGTCGCCGCGCGAATATATCTTGCCGCCGGACTGCGCGCCCTCCTCCGCGACCGCGGAGAGAAGCTCATCCGCCATTATCGGATATGTGCCGACCTTGCCTATTACTATCTGCGACGCGGCGTTGGCGAGCTTCGCGGCGTCGCACAGCGGGAGCCCCGCTGACGAGAAGGCCGCAGCCGCAGCTATCATGGTGTCGCCCGCACCGGAAACGTCGTAGACCTCGACGGGCCAGACAGGGATATGCAGCGCCCCGCCGCGTGAGACGAGCGTCGCCCCCTTCTCAGAGCGCGTCGCGAGAATATTTTCTATACCGTAACGCGAGGCCAACTCCGACGCGGCCTCCGCTACCTCGCCGTCTTCGTTCGCGACGGCGCGCCCAGCCGCGGCGGAAAGCTCCTTCAGATTCGGCGTAATCGCGAAAGCGCCGCGGTACGGCTCCCAGTCTGATTTCTTCGGGTCAACCCAGACCTGCATACAGGCGGAGCGCGCGAACGATATGACGCGGCGGCATAGCTCCGGCGAGCAGAAGCCTTTGCCGTAATCGGAAAGCAGGACGAGCCGCGAACCGGCGGAAGCGGCCTCCCTTATCTTTGAAACGACGCGCTCTATATCCTCGCCGCGCGGCTCCGTAAGCTGCTCGCGGTCGAGCCGCAGCATCTGTTGGCGTCCGCCGCCGAGAACGCGCGTCTTGACAGTCGTCGGGCCGAGCGGCGTTATACACTCAGTATCCGCCTCCGCAAAAACGGGCAGAGCCATGAGAGCCGCGCCCTCCGTATCGTCCCCGACGCTTCCGGCGGCGTACACGCGGACGCCCAGCCCCGCGAGGTTCGCCGCGACGTTGCCGGCGCCGCCCGCGACCAGCCGCTCCGACCGCACGCGCACGACGGGTACCGGAGCCTCAGGCGAAATGCGCGACACCTCGCCCGTCACATAACGGTCGAGCATAAAATCGCCCGCGACGACGGCGGGAAAACGCCGGAACCCGCCGAGCAGAAGCTCGCGGGCAAGGATCATCGTTTCGTGTGAAAAATTCGCAGAAAGCCTCATCGTCCGTCCCCGAGATCAAATTTTGCGCGGCCGCCGTTTTTTCCGTAAACCGCGCCATTTTAGCTAATTGTATCATTACGCACGAAATATTAGCGGAAATCGCGCGGCAAAACTAATATAATAATAACCGTATCAAATCAACACAACGGGGTGGTAACATGGAGAAGAAAACCGTAACTATACTGCTCGGCAGCCCGCGCAAAGACGGAAACACCGAAACCATAGCCAAGGCGCTCGCCAAGGGCGCTGAGGAAAACGGCTGCGAAGTGCGCACGCTGCGGCTGCAGGGGAAGAAGCTCAACGGGTGCATGGACTGCCGCCACTGCTGGGCGACGGGCGCGCCCTGCGTCCAGAAGGACGACATGGGCGAAGTCCACGAAGCGATAGCCGCCGCGGACGTCATCGTCTTCGCGTCGCCGCTTTACTTCTATTCGTGGAGCGCGCAGATAAAGCCCGTCTGGGACAGGCTGCTGCCCTTCTACGCCGAAAATTCTAAGATAGACGTGCGCGGCAAGAAAGCCGTGCTCATATCCGCGGCCGGCGACACGGAACCGGAATGCTTCGGCGGGCTCAAAGAGTCGTTCCGACTCGCCTGCGGCTACACGCAATGGGAAATCGCGGGCGAAATATACGCGCTCGGCCTATACCCGAAGGACGCGGCTGCGAACGAAGGCCAGAAATATATAGAAGAAGCGTACGAACTCGGAAAGAGGCTGTAAAAAATGAAAAACTGCGTAGTGACGGGCGGAGCCGGATACGTCGGCAGCCATTGCTGCAAAGCTCTGGCGCAGGCCGGATACACCCCTGTAACGGTGGACAATCTTTTCCGCGGGCACAAAAAACTGGTAAAATGGGGCCCCTTCCGCGAATGCGACGTGCTCGACACAGACGGGCTCGTAAAGATATTTGAAGAATTCAAGCCCGAAGCCGTCTTTCACTTCGCGGGGCTCACATACGTCGGCGAATCCGTGGCGAAGCCGGAGGACTACTACCGCGTCAACACTGCCGGCACTCTCTCGCTGCTATCCGCGATGCTGCGCTGCGGCTGCGACAAGATAATCTTCTCGAGCACCGCCGCGACCTACGGCGACCCGCGCTACACCCCGATAGACGAAAAACATCCGCAGAACCCGATAAACCCGTACGGCTGGAGCAAGCTCTTCATCGAGCGCATGATGGAAGACTTCTCAGCCGCCCACGGCATAAAATTCGCGGCGCTGCGCTACTTCAACGCCTCCGGCGCGGACCCGGAGTGCGAGACGGGCGAACTGCACGAGCCAGAGACGCACCTTATCCCGCTGATACTCTTCGCCGCCCTCGGACGGCGCGAGAACATCAAAATTTTCGGACGCGACTACGACACGCCCGACGGTACGGCCGTGCGCGACTACGTCCACGTCACAGACCTCGCCTCGGCCCACCTTAAAGCCCTCGAAAAGCTTGAATCGGACGGCGTGAACCTAAAGCTCAACCTCGGCACCGGCTCCGGTTACTCCGTGCTCGAAGTGATAAAATCCGTCGAACGCGTCTCCGGCAGAAAAGTCCCCGCGCTGGACGCGCCGCGCCGCGCCGGAGACCCGCCTGTGCTGGTGGCGGACTCCGCCGCAGCGCGGCAGACGCTCGGCTGGGAGCTGAAACACTCCTCGATAGACGAAATCGTCGAAACGGCGATGCGCTGGCACGAGAGGAACTGAATGATACGCCGCGGAGGGGCTTCGTTTACAGAGCCCCTCCGTTTTGTTTCTAGCATATTGACTGAAGTCATATGCGTATGTAATCATATTGGCGCTTGGCGAAAAAGGTGTACTTTTTTCGCCGATTCCCTAACCTTTTCAAGATAACGCAAAAAACATCGAAAAACGGCAAAAACATCTCTTCGGCATCAAGATACTAATGATATGCCTGTAAAGAGAAATAAATCATACGTGGCGAAAAAAGTACACCTTTTTCGCCGCCTGCTATTGCGCCCATAATTGAAGCTGAATGATATCCTGCTTTGGAGGTTATGCCGTTTGCTCTTCAACTCGTACGTTTTCATATTCATCTTCCTTCCGGCGACGTTTATCATATGGCGCTCGCTATGCGCAAAGAAAAAGACAACGGCGGCGATATACTGGCTGCTCTCGGCGTCGCTCTTCTTCTACGGCTACTGGAACCCGCCATACCTGCTCCTGCTGTTGGCCTCGATAGCCGTCAACTTCACGATACAGCGCATGATAGCGAAGACCGCCCCTTCAAGGACGGCGAAGCTGTGGCTGACCGCCGGAGTGGTCATGAACCTAGCGCTGATAGGATACTACAAATACGCCGACTTCTTCGCCTCTAACATAGCGCTGATGACAGGGACCCCGTGGCGGCACATCGAAATATTTCTCCCGCTCGGAATATCCTTCTTCACATTCCAACAGATAGCCTGCTTAGCTGATACGTACCACGGCAAACTCGGCATTATTCCGTTCCGTCATTACGCGCTCTTCGTCTCATTCTTCCCTCAGCTCATAGCGGGGCCGATAGTGCTCGCCGACAAAATAATCCCGCAATTTTCCGATAAAAGGATATTCTGCCTCTCGTGGAAGAATATCTGCATCGGGCTGACGCTCTTCTCGATAGGGCTTTTCAAAAAAGTAATCATCGCCGACACCTTCTCGCCGTGGACGGCGCTCGCCTTCGAAGCGGAGCATCCGCTGACTCTGCTCGAAGCGTGGGGAGGCGCTCTCGCTTACACCATCCAGCTTTATTTCGACTTTTCCGGCTACTCCGACATGGCGCTCGGGCTCGCCTCGTTCTTCAACATAAAGCTGCCGCTCAATTTCAACTCGCCATACAAAGCCCGCTCCATCATTGACTTCTGGCGCAGATGGCACATGACGCTCTCGGCCTTCCTGCGCGACTATCTCTACATTCCGCTCGGCGGCAACAGAAAGGGCAAAACGCGCCGCTACGTCAATCTTATGATCACGATGCTGCTCGGCGGACTCTGGCACGGCGCTGGCTGGACCTTCGTGATATGGGGCGGCCTCCACGGCCTTTATCTGACGGCCAATCATTTCTGGCGCGAGCACAGCCCGGTGCGGCTTCCGTCGTTCTTCTGGTGGCTGCTGACGTTCCTGTCCGTAGTCATCGCGTGGGTGTTCTTCCGCGCAGAATCCGCGTCGCAGGCAATAGAGATATTAAAAGGCATGGCCGGCATGAACGGCTTCGTCGTCCCGTCGGACTACGTGCCCGGCTGGCTGGCCTCGATTCTCTCGTCGCTTGGAGTATCCGTGCTCGACTACACGCCGATGTGGGCGTTCGAGCGCCGCGAGATAATCAATATAACGCTCGCCGTGCTCGCGTGCGTCTTCGCGCCGAACGCATACGAAATAACGTCAAGAGCCGACTTTACGCGAAGGCAGTGGCTCACGGCGGCGGCCGCCTGCACACTGGCGCTCACGTCGGTGCTCTCAATGTACCACGTTTCCGAATTCCTCTATTTCCAGTTTTAAGGCGGTGCCGCGAAGATGCTGAAAAATAAAATTTACAGGAAATGGGCCGTACATTTTTTATCTATTTTTGCAATCGTCACGGCCGTTACAATGGCGATAAACTACGCGGTAGACCCGATGTGGTGCTTCGATCACGAAACGCCGTTCGCCGTATGGCGTGAGGTCATAGACGAACGCGAACAAAAAACCAATCTGCTGCGGTTCAGGGATTTCGACATAGACGCTTTAGTTATCGGCAGCAGCCGCGTCATGCAGATTGATCCGGAACAAGTCGGAGAAAACGCCTTCAACATGGGCTTCTCAGCCTGCATGCCTCTGGAATATCCGACGCTTATGGAGGTTTTTTACCGTACGAAACGACATTATCCAAAGAAAATACTTGTCGGCCTCGACTTCTTCGGGGCCGGCGTCAACTACGCGAGCGGAGACAGCGAGAACAGGGCGCTCCAATCCCTGGCTCAACTCAATGAAAACGCGTTCGTTTACAAACTTGAAAAATTGGCCAGCATCGAGCTTGCGCGCAAGAGCGTCAACTTGATCCGCAAAAATATGAAGATAGATGAAGACGGCATAGCATACGCGGACATAAAATACAGTTCCGGATACATGGGGACGAAAGCATATTATCCCCCGGCCGCCGATATAGAGCAGAAAAAGAGCATGTGCAGGAGCATTTATTACGATTTCATGAAAATATACGAATTTTTCGAGTACAGCGAACATTACAAAGAATATCTGTCATCTCTCATCAAACCGCCGGTGAACGCCGAGGTCATGCCGTTCGTCACGCCTGAGGGAACTTTAACGATGCGCCTTATAGCGAAAACGCCCGGGCGCCTCGACGATTACGAAAGGATGCTGCGCGAGTCGGTCGAAGTTTTCGGCGGCGTATGGAATTTTATGTACGTCAACTCGGTCACGTCGAACCACGAATACTGGCGCGAACCAAGCCACTGTCTCGACCAGGTCAACGAATGGGTGCTGGAAAGGATGTTGGGCACAGGAAATCCTCCGTCTGACTTCGGCGTGTACGTCACGCGCGAGAATATAGACGAGCACGTCAAAGAAGTGCGGGCGCAGCTTATCGCTCTGCGCGAGACAAAGGATTCTTGGGACACATTCATGGACGAATGATTTTTAGAGTTTTATCTCCTCCATGGCCGTGTACCAGTGTCCGCCGCTGTCCTTAAAGGAATAATACAGTTTCCATTCACAGACACCGCCATCTTTCACGAGCGCGGCTTTATACAGGCTTTCTTCTCCCGCCTCCGAAATTGGGTCGAGGCGTCTGCCGTGAATCACGCGCCAGTTTAACCCCAGGTCGGAGCTTTTCGCAAAAAATATTGAGTGCCGTCCTGCATCGTTCTTCGCGCAGAACGCCATAAGCAGACGCCCGCCGTCCTCCGCCATGTCGATATGCCACAGGCTGAAACCATCCGGCATTCCGTCAAGCGCGGCGTCCGCCACATCCGTCAGAGACGACAGGCCGGGACATTCTGCGCGTTTCATCTTATATTCTCCGTTTTCCTCATCCACGTACCAGACAAAATAACGTCCGCCCACCTTCAGCACGGCGGGCGACATGAGTATTCCAGCGCGGTTTGTAGGAGTCTTCACGGCCTTCAGAGTTTTCGGCGCGCTCCATTCCGCTCCGTCGCGAGACGACGTGACGAAGAGCGTCACCAAAAGAAAATTTTTCTCTTCGCGCACTTCTCTGTAAAAAAGAAAAACTTCGCCGTCTTCGTAAAACAGAGCCGGATCTGAATTATACCCCGTCCAGTCGGACGGCGGCGCGGCAACCGGCGATTTTCCGCCTTGCGGCAGACGCCATGAAACGCCGTCATAGCTCACAAGAAATTCAGGGTTTTCAAAATAGACTATGGCTTTCGGAAAAGGCGTCACCGCCATCAAATAGCGCCATTTCTCCGCGCCGAAGCCGTCTGGGATATATAACACGTCTGGATGCACGGTTTCGCCGAAGCCGGAAGTCATGGACAAATCCAGCATGACGGCGTTTTCGCGCCAGGAGCGCGGCGGTGCGGCGACGCTGCGTCCCTCTTCATACTGCATCATGTTCCAGCGTTTTTTAACGCCGCCGCGGAAAGAAGAGGAAAACAGGAACGGCGCGTTTACGCTGAGCTGCATCAAAAGGCGAAGCGATTCTCTCTTTATTTTTGAGAAATCCATCGGTCTGTCCTCCGTTTATATTCGTGCGCTCGCATTATAATCCACGCACAATGCGCATAAAATTTCCAAAAGCGATCGTGTTTGTCTGATTTTCCAGCACCCATTGTCTCGGCTCACACTCCGGCAGGATCGCAAGCCCGTGCCGCAGTTCGTCAAAGTCATGCCACTTGGCTCCAGTGGAGGGCGTTATGTATGGCGCCGCGTCGCGTCCTCGCGCGAGCACGTCTTCCGATTCGTACACGAACGTCGGCCTGTTCATCGACCATGCCTGAGTGAGCGCAAGCCCCTGCGTCTCGCTTCCGCCGAGCACGACCATGAAATCACACCACTCCAGCAGTTCTTTATAATCGCCGGGGACATACGTGCCGTATTCAAGCGTCCTTACTTCGAAGCCGGCGCGCTCTAGAAAGCCCGATACGTCAGGCGCGTTTTTATCCGAACGTTTTATATAAACCAGCGCACGGCGCATTGCGCTGTTGTCTTTCATATCCAACGGCAACCATAAATTTTCGTCCACGCCGGCGGCGTAGACACGAAGATTTTTGATCACACGTCCGGCATCGCGGCACTCATTCATATATGCGGCGCGCACCCATTCTGAGGCAAGGAAATAGCAGTCCAGCGCGTCGGAAGTTACTATCCATCCATGTTCCGACGGTCCCTCGTGACATATCATCGGCCCTGCGATGAGCTTATCGACGACTCCGGAGCGCTTCCACTTTATCACATCGCGGAGCACGCGCCACGAACAGGGAACGTAGGCGACGCTGCCCACGGTCTCTTTTCGCGTCGGATTTACGAGCAGTTCGACATCCGGAAAATATTTTGCGCCTTTGATGAACGAATCGACGAGATCCTGATGCCCGCCGAGCGTGTACGAGCACGTCCACGCTTTATAGGCGTCGCCGCGAAGCCTGTATTTCAGATAATTGAAACGCCGCTCGCAGTCTTTCGCAAAGCGCTCCAACGGAGCCAGAGGTTTTGTAAAAAATGATATGCGCATCGTCAGCCCGCTTTCCGCCGGAGAGGAACGCCCCCGCGTCCGTTCCGTTTATTTGTCTCCGCGCGAATATTTTAAGGCATAATAGGCCTTGAGGCCAAATATCCTGATAAACGGCCTGTAGATGTATCTCCTGTGGAACTTGGTGCTGTAATCCATGAGGCGGAAACGTTTTTCAATCTCGCTGATTAGTTCTTCATCCCATTCTCCGCTCAGCTTGATCCCGCGAAAGCTCCGCCAGTATATGTACGATATCACGCCGAGCAGCGTTTTTCTGAACTCTGGCGACAGGTGCTGAGATTTTGAAAATTCCATGAGCGAGTCGGATACCTTGATGAGATCTGTAAAACTTTTACGTGTTTCAGGTATTCTGGTAAGCGAGCCTTCTCTTATTCTATAAACATAAATAGAGGCAGGGAAATACTCTACTTTGCGCGCATAAGAAAATATTTTCGGCAGCCATTCCTCATCTTCTGATTCAGCCCCGTTATAAAAATATATTCCATTATTAACTATAATATCCCTTAATATGCACCTAAGCCATACTACATTCTCAAAACAAGAATTCCTTTCACACCGAGTCCAGACATCTTGTCCACTGCCAGACATGTCTTTAGATTTTTCGTTTCTAATTACATGCCTGACCATTCGACCATTTTGCTTGCAACGGTCAAATTCAACTATATCCGCGTCGCAGGTGGAAAGGTAGTCGATTAGGTGGGAAACTGCATCTGGAGTCAGATAATCATCGCCGTCAACAAAGAAGAAATATTTGCCGCTTGCAGCGTTTATTCCTGCATTTCTCGCTGACGATACTCCACCGTTTACCTTTTCAACGACAATGAGAGGAAGATCTGTCTGTCTGTCTGTCTGTCTGTAATTTTTCAGTATTTCGCCGGTGCCGTCGGTCGAGCCGTCGTTCACGACGATAACCTCGGTTCGCGCCGCAGCCTCTTCCGGCATCCCGTCAAATATTGAGTCGAGGCACTGTCTTATGTACTGCTCGACGTTATATGCAGGAATGATTATGCTTAGCAATTTGCCGTTATCCATCGCAGTGCCGCCCTTTCTCTTTTTATCTTTATCTCTGCGTCAGGCGTTTCGCCGCCGCAAACACTTCCGACGCGCCTATATCTTCAAGGCAAAGGCGCGAGCATTCCAGCTTCTCACATCCCTTCTCAGGGCAACCGCAGAAAAAGCAGGCGCCGAGGCTTTCCATGTACATCGTCCCCGCGCCGGGGAAATTCGGTCCGAACAGCCCCGCCACTGGCTTTCCGAGCGCGCGCGCTATGTGCATCAGGCCGGTGTCGCCGGATATTACCGCGTCCATTTCGGAGACGAGCGCTATCGAGCCTTCTATAGATGTGCGCCCCACCATATCCGTCACGAGCGGCGACTTCGCTCCTTCGCATATTTCGCGCGCCGCGCGCGCCTCGTCTGCGCCGCTTCCCATTAGGTACGTGCCGTATCCCGCTTCCGACGCGAGGCGGCAGAACTCTATCCATCTGCGGACGGGCCATCTTTTAACGGCGGCGCTCGCGCCTATGGCGAGGCCGAGTTTTTTGCGTCCGTCCTTCGGCACGCGCCAACCGTCGCTCACTCCGCGCGGAGCGCAAAGGTATGAACCGCATTCGCTCATTTCGCGCGACGTGTCCATGAGGTCTGAAAAATCAAAGTCCGTATGAGTGAACGGAAATCTGTGTATCGGGCAGTAACGCTTTTTTATCCCGGATAACAGCGAAAACAGGCTGCTGCGGTCGGAGCCGTGCATATCGACGAGTATGTCGAATCCCATGCGCCGCACCTTTCTAAGCAGCTCGAGATAGCCTCGGTTGCCGGTGTTCTTCCTGTCCCATTCCATAACGGCGTCCACCCACGGCTGCGCGCGGACGATTCCGGCGTAAAGCGAATCAACGAGCCACGTGAGGCGGAAATCCGGGTGCTTTTCCTTTACGCGCATGGCTGTGTAGTTGGCGAAGATTATGTCGCCGAGAGATGAAAATCTGAGGAAAAGAACTTCTTTGCGCTTGTCTGCCAACGCGCGCGCCTCCAGTCCGCCGTACAGGTTTATGATATATATAATAGAAATCCGCCGGGGCCGCGGCTCTTTGACGGTAGAGCCGCGGCGTGTTACAATCCTCTCAGGTGGTTCGTCTACCGGAGGTACTTGAGCGCCAACTCAAGCAGCCTCACGAGCAGTTCAAACAAAGGGGCGTATCGGAGCAGGAGAGCACCGAAGGTACGCCCCTTTCGCTTTGCCCCGGTACGAGAGCGTCTGCGCGCTTTGCCGCCGCGGCTCAGCTTTCCCCGAGAGGTTTTCCGACCGTTCAGCCGTTTTCACCTCCCTTCGGGGAGAACCTTCTTACTCAGAGCGCCCAGCCCTGAAAGACCGTCAGAGAGTATTATACGATATAGTTTTCAAAAACGCCTCAGAGCGCGGCGCGATAGTCTTCTATTACCCGGCGGTAAAGCTCCGTGGTCTCTCCCGCTATTCGCGCAACGCCGAACTGCGCGGCCCGTTCGCGCGCGCGAGCCGCCGTCTCCGGCAGGGAAGCTGAGCTAAGGGCGCGGCGAAGGCCGTCGGCTGTCGAACCCGCGTCACCGGGCTCGGCGAACCAGCCGTTCACGCCCTCTTCTATGATGTCGAGCGGCCCGCCCGCCCGAGTCGCTATCGCCGGAAGGCCGCAGGCCATCGCTTCGAGCAGCACTATGCCGAACGGTTCCGGCTCCTTCGACGGAAGTACGAAGAGGTCGGCGGCCCACATGTACTGGCGTATGTCCTTCGCGAACGGGAATATTTTTATATTCTCGCGAAACGGCGATTTTTCGGCGAGCGCGGCGAGTTTGTCCCTTTCCTCGCCGTCTCCGACTATCCAAAGAACGGATCTGTCCGCCTCGGACGGATTTTCCGTGAGAAATTTGCCGTAACCGTTTATGAGCACGTCGAAGCCCTTCCAATCGACGAACCGCCCGGCGCCGAGGACGGCCTTCACGCCGCCGGACACGCCGAGCGCGGCGCGCCTCTCCGCGCGCACTTTCTCGTCGCGCGCATATTTTGAAACGTCTATCGGGTTATGCACGACGGCGATTTTACCTTCCGGCACGCCGAGCGAGGCGAAATATTCCTTGACCGAGGAAGAGCATGCCGCGTAGAAATCGCCGTCTTTGTGGTACTTGAGCTTAGGATATTTGTCTATCGTCTGAAGTACCGGGACGTTTTTATGCTTTCCCCACCAGCCGCCTATTTTCGCGGCGGAGGAAAGGCGCGTGTGTATAAGGTCTGGGCGGAAGCCGTCTATAAATTTGCCGAGCCTTGTGTTGGTGAACGGCAAAGCCTGAGACAACGGGCGGCAGAGGCCAAACTCTATACCGGCTTTGTCGAGCCGCTCCGTAAGCGTGCCATAATCGCGGCAGGCGACGAAATTTTCAACGCCGAGCCGCGCAAGCTCGGAGAGAAGCTGAACCCACGTCTCCCCCCACGCGAGGTTGCTTTCATCGACGTAATGAAGCACGCGCATATCAGCGCGCCTCCGAGCCCGCAAGCACTTCTTTATATATCCGCTCATCCTCGTCGGCCATCCTGGCGAGCGTCGGCACTGACGAAAGCGGGATATTCACCTTCGCGCGGCGAGTTTTTATGAAATCCGCTATCGCCTCGCGCCACGCCGCGACGTCGCCTGGCGGCAGGAGATTTTCCGAACTTCCCGCCATCTCGCTGACCGGCGGAATGTCCGAAGCGATCACCGGAATGCCTATCTGGACGGCGCGCGCAAGCGTCAGCGGCATACCCTCGGTGTACGACGGGAAAAGCAGACACGACGAACGCGCCATAAAATCGTCGGCCTTATCGGAATAGCCGTGGAACGTAACGCGCCCCGTAAAGCCGCGCTCTTTCGTTATATTTTCAAGCTCATCGCGCATCGGGCCGTCGCCCAGGACGTCGAGCGTCCACTCCGCATCCTCCGGCATCGCGCGCAGCGCGTCGTGCAGCCCCTTGACAGGCGACAGCCGCCCGACGAAGAGGAACTTCACCGGCCCGCGCAGGTTTTCCTCGCTCCAGCGGACCTTCGGCTCGTCAAGGCCGTTCAGGACGACCTGCGTATTGTCGTAAAAACACGCCTTCATGCCTTCGCGCACGGCGTTGCTGACGCATATCACGCGCGCAGCGTCGCGGTACGGCGCGTATATCCACGGCGATTTGTTGCCGAAGACGACGTGAGCCGTCACGATATACGGAACATGCGCGGAACCTGCCGCCCAGCGCGCGATCCACGCCGGGACGCGCGAGTGCGCGTGAATGAGCTGAAAGCCCTCGCGCCGCGCAAGCGCCGCGATCTCCCGCGAGCAAGCCCATATCGTAAAAGGATTTTTTTTATGCACAGGCATATCGACGTGGCGCACCGCGCCTGAGAGCTGGCTTTGCATTTTGCCGCCCGCCGATATTACGGTAATCTCGTGCCCGCGGGCCGTAAGCTCGTTCGACAGGTCTATGACATGC from Cloacibacillus sp. An23 includes these protein-coding regions:
- a CDS encoding glycosyltransferase, which translates into the protein MRVLHYVDESNLAWGETWVQLLSELARLGVENFVACRDYGTLTERLDKAGIEFGLCRPLSQALPFTNTRLGKFIDGFRPDLIHTRLSSAAKIGGWWGKHKNVPVLQTIDKYPKLKYHKDGDFYAACSSSVKEYFASLGVPEGKIAVVHNPIDVSKYARDEKVRAERRAALGVSGGVKAVLGAGRFVDWKGFDVLINGYGKFLTENPSEADRSVLWIVGDGEERDKLAALAEKSPFRENIKIFPFAKDIRQYMWAADLFVLPSKEPEPFGIVLLEAMACGLPAIATRAGGPLDIIEEGVNGWFAEPGDAGSTADGLRRALSSASLPETAARARERAAQFGVARIAGETTELYRRVIEDYRAAL
- a CDS encoding glycosyltransferase family 4 protein, which translates into the protein MKIIEILPELDIGGVERHVIDLSNELTARGHEITVISAGGKMQSQLSGAVRHVDMPVHKKNPFTIWACSREIAALARREGFQLIHAHSRVPAWIARWAAGSAHVPYIVTAHVVFGNKSPWIYAPYRDAARVICVSNAVREGMKACFYDNTQVVLNGLDEPKVRWSEENLRGPVKFLFVGRLSPVKGLHDALRAMPEDAEWTLDVLGDGPMRDELENITKERGFTGRVTFHGYSDKADDFMARSSCLLFPSYTEGMPLTLARAVQIGIPVIASDIPPVSEMAGSSENLLPPGDVAAWREAIADFIKTRRAKVNIPLSSVPTLARMADEDERIYKEVLAGSEAR